Proteins co-encoded in one Papaver somniferum cultivar HN1 chromosome 5, ASM357369v1, whole genome shotgun sequence genomic window:
- the LOC113283397 gene encoding TOM1-like protein 5, giving the protein MASELVNLATSEKLTEMDWIKNIEICELVAHDQGEARDVIKVITRRLGDKNSNVQLYTVMLLEVLINNCGEHIHRHVLDMGILPILVKIVKKKKDLPVRENICRLLHATQASLGGALGKFPQYYAAYSELVNAGIQFPQRPTISPVDPTPVAPNGSLSQVKPLSPNRKGVVAQQSGSQNSSESSIIQKAGAALDVLRDVLDAIDTRRPEGANDEFTLDLVEQCSFQKQRVMHLVLTCRNENVVSQAIELNDQLEKVLVKHDTLLAVRAASISNPFVCEEMEEEDQEEQAYQLVRRMRKGKACVRPEEGHHKEKASASLLGKIEHERLLHRPLIRPTTSSEQKESVSEPPLPPPAAATIIPLPPPAAATIIPPPPAKRVERERFFQEKQVVDGTELEDHVASISLQGKNSTN; this is encoded by the exons ATGGCAAGTGAGCTTGTTAATTTGGCAACAAGTGAGAAACTGACAGAAATGGATTGGATTAAAAACATTGAAATCTGTGAACTAGTTGCTCATGACCAAGG GGAGGCTAGAGATGTTATAAAGGTCATTACACGACGATTGGGAGATAAGAACTCAAATGTTCAGCTTTATACTGTAATG TTGTTGGAAGTGTTGATTAATAACTGTGGAGAACATATACACAGGCACGTCCTTGATATGGGAATTCTTCCTATACTGGTGAAGATAGTGAAGAAAAAG AAGGATCTGCCTGTACGTGAAAACATATGTCGTCTTCTCCATGCCACACAAGCATCACTTGGTGGAGCTTTAGGAAAGTTCCCTCAGTATTATGCTGCATATTCTGAGTTGGTG AATGCGGGTATACAGTTTCCTCAAAGACCTACCATCTCCCCTGTGGATCCTACTCCAGTGGCACCCAACGGTAGCTTATCGCAAGTGAAACCTCTGTCTCCTAACCGTAAAGGGGTCGTCGCtcaacaatcaggttcacagaacTCATCCGAATCTAG TATAATCCAAAAGGCTGGTGCTGCTCTGGACGTTCTGAGAGATGTGCTAGATGCTATTGATACTCGGCGTCCTGAG GGGGCAAATGATGAGTTCACACTGGATCTTGTGGAGCAGTGTTCATTTCAAAAGCAGCGAGTAATGCATCTTGTGCTAACCTGTAG GAATGAGAATGTGGTTTCTCAAGCAATTGAACTGAACGACCAGCTCGAGAAAGTACTTGTCAAACACGATACACTTCTTGCAGTTCGTGCTGCATCTATTTCCAATCCCTTTGTCTGTGAAGAAATGGAGGAGGAAGATCAAGAGGAACAGGCGTACCAACTTGTTCGTAG AATGCGGAAAGGAAAAGCTTGTGTGAGACCTGAAGAAGGCCACCACAAGGAAAAAGCATCTGCGAGTTTGTTAGGAAAAATTGAACATGAACGTTTGCTTCATCGCCCTCTTATAAGACCGACAACAAGTTCAGAGCAAAAGGAATCTGTAAGTGAACCCCCTCTCCCCCCTCCAGCTGCTGCCACAATAATTCCTCTCCCCCCTCCAGCTGCTGCCACAATAATTCCTCCCCCACCAGCCAAACGAGTTGAAAGGGAGAGATTTTTTCAGGAGAAACAGGTGGTAGATGGCACAGAATTGGAGGATCATGTAGCTAGCATCTCACTGCAAGGCAAGAACTCGACCAATTAA